Within the Sarcophilus harrisii chromosome 2, mSarHar1.11, whole genome shotgun sequence genome, the region TTTAAGTCCAaagcttctttcctttcatccattGCCTCATTTCTTCAGTTTCCCTCAGAATATACTAATTAATGTCACAATTTGTGCCAGGGTATTCATAAACTGTTATCACTTTAACATCTTATCCCTCTGGTAATGTTTACATTTTACCAAGTGACTTCAGTTGTTGTGATCCAAAGTGATACTTTTAGATTGGGGATATGGAGTGTTTAGGGCAGGCAATGGATGAAACATCCTTAAGAAGGAACTTTTGGTATCACTTTAAATTATACCACATAAATGACTTCTGTTCTACTTTCCAGCAAGGCTAGCCCTGAAAAGTacagaaaacaaagaagagaatAGCCATGAGCAGTTGGTAGCATTAAGGGCCATTGACCAGTTCAAGTATAACTAAACAAGAAACTTGGTTTTATACCCCATTGCAAAGaagattattttcagtttttacaagcttgatttttctgaatttgaatttactAAGGAAAATAGTAAACTTATTTCATTCATAagtacaaatatattatttatttcatgatattatttaaatagtatttcataaGCAGTTTGTAAAATACAAAGGAGAACAAATGAGAATACAAATCTGAGACTACTTTTACCACCATCGTTGTGTTGAGGGGCAATATATTGTTACTTGAGTAGTAAAATTGTTAAGGCTTCCAGAATGAATTATTCCTATTTTCATCAGCATAGGAGAAGTATAGTATAATCTAAGtctaggagaagaaagaaaaagaacaagaatttattaaatatttcctgtgtgtcaggcactgcactaagaactttacagatattattgcAATTTTGTCTTTAAAGTGGCTCTATGATACAGGTGCTATttgtatccattttatagatgaagaaagtgaggcagacagtGGTATATTTGTGATCTATGATAGTCATGGAGCagggttacataactagtaagtgtataATGAGAGTCCATCATATATACTGCAAATCTATAGTCACTGTCCAGATTAGGTATATACCTATTATGCATGTGAGCAATGAATAGCAATAACATTTCgcaaaatccaaataaaattctAGTAACTCCTTATTTCctatcatttttacatatttttctatttttcctttagaCAATTCTTCCTCTCTCCAGGAAGATGAAGAAGTAGAGATGGAAACCATCAGCTGGCACACTAGTGACCCAGCTATGAATGGACCAGCTGCCACCCCAGTGACCTCAGTTCGTTTTCCCAGCTGGGTGACTTTTGATGACAATGAAATCAGCTGCCTTCTGCCACAAAGCACTTCTACTTTACAGCCAGCCCCAGCTTCCATTGTACCTCCTATACAAGATGTGAATTGTAACTTAACTGGATCCTTTAAGAAGAGAGAACGTCCCAAGAGTAGCTTGGTAGACTTCTCAAAAGTTCAAAAACTAGATATTTCTTCCTTAAACAGACCACCTTCCATAAGTGAGCCCCCACCTTGGAGGGCAACTAATCCCTTCCTGAATGAAACCCTGAAAGATGTGCAGCCTTCTCCCATTAACCCTTTCAGTGCCTTCTTTGAGGAGCAAGAAAGGCGTTCCCACAATAATTCCATCTCCAGCACCACAGGAAAAAGCCAGAGGGATTCCCTCATTGTCATATATCAGGAGTCAGAGGCCATCACCTTTGATGATTCAGTCAAGAAGAGAACACACTCTGATGCTGTTGAGAAGCTCAAACAACTACAGATTGGAGATCCAGACCACCTTGGCAGCACCACGCTACCTGATGATGACGCTGCATCATGGAGTGGACTGGATGATGAGCTGAAGAGTTCAAACCTGTCTTGGCCCAGAGATGGTTGGCCCATGATGCTAAGGATCCCTGAAAAGAAGAACATTATGTCTTCTAGGCATTGGGGACCAATCTACGTAAAGCTCACAGACAGTGGCTGCTTACAGTTGTATTATGAGAAGGGCCTAGAGAAACCATTCCGAGAATTCAAACTGGAGATGTACCATGAGATTTCGGAACCTAAGCTCCAGAACTATGATGAAAATGGGAGAATTCACAGCATGCGAATAGACCGTGTTACatataaagagaagaagaaatatcaaCCTAAACCAGCTGTGGCTCATATGGCTGAACGGGAGCAAATAATTAAGCTAGGAACCACCAGCTATGAAGACTTCTTGAGTTTCATCAGGGCAATCCAGGACCACCTTATGAGTTTGCCAGTGTCATCCATGGACCTAAGCACAGTGGGCTTGAACTATCTAGAGGAGGAGATTACAGTGGATGTCAAAGATGAATTCTCTGGCATCCTGAGCAAAGGAGACAACCAGATTCTTCACCACCAAGTCCTAACACATATTCACGTGCTAAGTTTTCTTTCTGGACTTGCAGAGTGCCATCTGGGCCTCAATGACATCCTtgtgaaaggaaatgaaatagtcTCCCGGCAGGATATCAtgcccaccaccaccaccaaatgGATAAAACTCCATAACTGCCAATTTCATGGATGTGTAGTTGAGGAGGTGTTCAACAACTCCCGAATCATCCTGTTCAACCCCTTAGATGCATGTCGCTTTGAGTTAATGCGATTTAGGACAGTTTTTGGAGAAAAGACTTTGCCTTTCACCCTTAGGACTGTGGCGAGCATCAATGGGGCAGAAGTAGAACTGCAAAGCTGGCTAAGGATGTCAACCGGCTTCTCCTCTAATCGTGACCCTCTCACCCAAGTTCCCTGTGAGAATGTGATGATCCGATATCCAGTGCCCAATGAGTGGGTGAAAAATTTCCGGAGGGAAAGCGTTCTaggggaaaaatctttaaaagccAAAGTGAACAAGGGGGCCAGTTTTGGATCAACCAGTATATCTGGCTCTGAGCCAGTCATGAGAGTAACTTTGGGTACTGCCAAGTATGAGCATGCTTTCAAATCCATTGTGTGGAGGATAAATCGGCTACCTGACAAAAACTCAGGTAGGTAGATgatttttctctaatcaatgaatAGCATGAAAGTTGTTAACAAGGCTGATATCACTATTTCAAATCTTTGTTCCTTTAAGTTCtgtctttgttgtttgttttgcctttccttgtattccCAGCTTGGTTAACACTGTATGCCTAGCActttgtaggtgcttaataaatgcttgttgacttgacttccCTACCTTAGTTTGCCCCTTCAATCTTCAACTACTtccttaaaacattaaaatagttCTCTTGAATTAACTGAGTGCCTTAATAAGACATCTCAGAAAAAGACTTGTTCTTGTCCGAGTCACTAAAATGTCAGTCCTGTTTAAAGAAGCTAGCAAATTCTAGATCCTAGGAACTTCTCGGTTCTAAGAAAATCTCAACGAAAGTATTTGGGGTTGGGAAGGATTGGATAGAGGAAGGGACTATTTTTTTATTTGCCGGTAGTGACTTGGAATCTGTGTACTGGGTGTAGAGGAAAAGAATCAATTTATAACCTgccttcctttttatatttaggAATAATTTGTGTTAcatttaaagaatgtttttttaacATGGGTTCACAGTCAAAGAATATTAGGATTGGAAGGGACTATGGAAATCATCAAGTAAACATACCCATgactttaaagataaagaaactgagacccagagagatcaTATGGCCAACTTGAGGTCACATAACTTATGAGTAGCAATATGGATTTCAAATGCAAGTCTTTTGAACTGTGTCGTCAGTTCTCTATTAAAGAGCTACATTGTAGATGGCAGTTTTTTGGACTCATGGTTGGACTTCTTGTAAGCAGAAACTATCTTGCCAAATACCCTACTAGCTGCTGTATGCACACTGCCCTGACTATTCCTCCCCTTCTACTTTATACATCTTGCTCTTGTTTTGGGAATAGTAATCAAGTCACTGCTAATATTGATTATGAAAAGGGTTGACAGTCAACTGCCCTTTGACTATACTGACTATCCCTATAACCAAAATTCCCTTCTTTGGCTATTCTTGTATGTATTAAGTTGAAATATAGACTTCTTAAGATAGTAactctcacttttgtatttgtacccCCAGTATCTTTcatagtatctagcacatagtatctagcatttatttggcactttacagtttacaaaataGTTTACATACTTTATGTCATTCAGTGACCAGAATAATTCTGTGAGGTATATGCTGTTATaaatccccattttgcagatgaggaaatt harbors:
- the STON2 gene encoding stonin-2, coding for MTTLSNVIATHQSEWVSFNEESLFPVTSEGDPENLVPGLSSSSERSESSSGENQTVDGESQDLFHSEQGDSSEKLGLISEPSSPPDNLVQPKPDLASAISTWVQFEEDTQWTNTSTTHKETASPLTMSCWACPSFNTLGRCPLTSESSWTTRSEDTSSPSIGPSYIDMQALDAEEQTSGGASGADSADNSSSLQEDEEVEMETISWHTSDPAMNGPAATPVTSVRFPSWVTFDDNEISCLLPQSTSTLQPAPASIVPPIQDVNCNLTGSFKKRERPKSSLVDFSKVQKLDISSLNRPPSISEPPPWRATNPFLNETLKDVQPSPINPFSAFFEEQERRSHNNSISSTTGKSQRDSLIVIYQESEAITFDDSVKKRTHSDAVEKLKQLQIGDPDHLGSTTLPDDDAASWSGLDDELKSSNLSWPRDGWPMMLRIPEKKNIMSSRHWGPIYVKLTDSGCLQLYYEKGLEKPFREFKLEMYHEISEPKLQNYDENGRIHSMRIDRVTYKEKKKYQPKPAVAHMAEREQIIKLGTTSYEDFLSFIRAIQDHLMSLPVSSMDLSTVGLNYLEEEITVDVKDEFSGILSKGDNQILHHQVLTHIHVLSFLSGLAECHLGLNDILVKGNEIVSRQDIMPTTTTKWIKLHNCQFHGCVVEEVFNNSRIILFNPLDACRFELMRFRTVFGEKTLPFTLRTVASINGAEVELQSWLRMSTGFSSNRDPLTQVPCENVMIRYPVPNEWVKNFRRESVLGEKSLKAKVNKGASFGSTSISGSEPVMRVTLGTAKYEHAFKSIVWRINRLPDKNSASGHPHCFFCHLELGSDREVPSRFARHVNVEFNMPTTSASKATVRSISVEDKTDVRKWVNYSAHYSYKVEIEQKQNLRSDFEGDEIENPKECGVQ